One Pelodiscus sinensis isolate JC-2024 chromosome 24, ASM4963464v1, whole genome shotgun sequence DNA segment encodes these proteins:
- the LOC142819692 gene encoding chemerin-like receptor 1: MATPPIIVLWILLLVLCTVAFPTGYVLFVAGCRMERTASVVWFLNRAVSDFIFILCLPLRFIFIFIFIPDLDWARRLSSTITSLHMFSSAFLLTAISIDRCVLVARPEWAQKYRMPSFAFWVGLGTWALSAGFSLRYGDLWEVVPAPANTSMNSPLGEGRVKAAVTIQFLAGFLIPLALILISIVYAVHAARLGRNRLIQANQPLKILLGLIPTFFLCWLPYHVFYFLQLSAMHPRPALEIGSTSACVLTYVNSCLNPIFYITMDEEFLRYLESARNPDTTDHTGPELAD, from the coding sequence ATGGCAACTCCTCCAATAATAGTGCTCTGGATCCTCTTGCTGGTGCTCTGCACTGTGGCCTTCCCCACCGGCTACGTCCTCTTCGTCGCCGGCTGCCGTATGGAGAGGACGGCCAGCGTCGTGTGGTTCCTGAACCGGGCTGTGTCCGATTTCATCTTCatcctctgcctgcccctcagaTTCATCTTCATCTTCATCTTCATCCCTGACTTAGACTGGGCCAGGAGGCTGAGCAGCACCATCACCTCCCTGCACATGTTCTCCAGCGCCTTCCTCCTCACGGCCATCAGCATCGATCGCTGCGTCCTCGTGGCACGGCCTGAGTGGGCCCAGAAATACCGCATGCCCTCCTTTGCTTTCTGGGTAGGTCTGGGCACATGGGCCTTATCTGCTGGGTTCAGCTTGCGGTACGGTGACCTCTGGGAAGTCGTCCCCGCACCTGCCAACACCAGCATGAATTCCCCACTGGGTGAAGGGAGGGTGAAGGCTGCTGTCACCATCCAGTTCCTGGCCGGGTTTCTGATCCCATTAGCCTTGATCTTGATCTCAATTGTCTACGCTGTCCACGCTGCCAGGCTGGGAAGGAACCGGCTGATTCAGGCCAACCAGCCGCTCAAGATCCTTCTCGGCTTGATCCCGACCTTTTTCCTCTGCTGGCTGCCATATCACGTCttctacttcctgcagctctcagctATGCACCCTCGGCCTGCTCTGGAAATAGGAAGCACATCTGCTTGTGTCCTGACGTATGTCAACAGCTGCCTCAACCCTATCTTCTACATCACCATGGATGAGGAGTTTCTGAGGTACCTGGAAAGTGCACGCAACCCAGACACCACTGACCACACAGGGCCGGAGCTGGCTGACTAG